One segment of Heliomicrobium gestii DNA contains the following:
- a CDS encoding CBS domain-containing protein: protein MRPLREIMTRSISAVRPDETVIEAARIMSKLNVGAVPVVEGQRCVGIITDRDIVLRVVAKGMDPRGTTTQRAMTSDPITGTPDMDVHAAADLMSDKQIRRLPIMENGRLVGIVSLGDLAVTNIYRNEAGDALGEISEPSKPM from the coding sequence TTGCGTCCTCTGCGCGAGATCATGACCCGCAGCATATCGGCCGTTCGGCCTGACGAGACCGTCATTGAGGCCGCCCGCATCATGAGCAAGCTGAACGTGGGCGCTGTCCCCGTCGTAGAAGGTCAAAGGTGTGTCGGCATCATCACTGACCGGGACATCGTCCTGCGTGTCGTCGCCAAGGGAATGGATCCCCGCGGCACGACCACACAAAGGGCCATGACGAGCGATCCGATCACCGGCACGCCCGACATGGATGTTCATGCCGCCGCCGATTTGATGTCAGACAAGCAGATCCGGCGGTTGCCCATCATGGAAAATGGACGCCTTGTCGGCATCGTCTCGCTCGGTGACTTGGCTGTGACCAACATCTACCGCAACGAAGCGGGCGATGCCCTTGGCGAGATCTCGGAGCCGTCAAAACCGATGTAA
- a CDS encoding cation diffusion facilitator family transporter, giving the protein MGKQAVALLKQANYTALQSALGNYLLAVLKWAAFVATGSPAMQAEAVHSFNDGSAQAAVFTGSVFAARKPTSTFPNGFGRLSNLIVLFVALFMAYNAFRTVQTSYGAMLNPHPVSGYWWNMAVLLASLCVDGFVLYQAMRDIGREAESDARGLALIRLSFSKYHLASPETRLVFFEDLLATAAIVIASSGITASHLGIAPWGDGLAGAAIGVLLFGIALKVAWDNAKGLIGYTAPEEVVDEIGDAIMEVDGVEDLYELDVVQEGSFLDVDGTIELPEDMSVAEAEDVKYEIQRRLKKIYPNIHNLTLSVHEDDALSRWGSREYGRLRRKVNPVPAKAGDESDMHNVQPLPKGARSSRTTGAKVTRVARALGVKASPTTGAKVAPTSANASAAAICDNQGDNAAAS; this is encoded by the coding sequence TTGGGTAAGCAAGCGGTTGCCTTGCTAAAACAGGCCAACTACACGGCGCTTCAAAGCGCCCTCGGAAACTACCTACTCGCTGTACTCAAATGGGCCGCCTTTGTGGCGACCGGTTCCCCGGCCATGCAGGCCGAAGCGGTCCACAGCTTCAATGACGGTTCCGCCCAGGCGGCTGTCTTCACGGGATCCGTCTTCGCCGCCCGCAAACCGACATCCACCTTCCCGAACGGCTTTGGCCGGCTGTCCAACCTGATCGTTCTCTTTGTCGCCCTCTTCATGGCCTACAACGCCTTTCGCACGGTTCAGACCTCCTATGGCGCCATGCTGAACCCGCACCCTGTCTCCGGGTACTGGTGGAACATGGCTGTCCTCTTGGCATCGTTGTGTGTGGACGGCTTCGTCCTCTACCAGGCCATGAGAGACATCGGCCGTGAGGCCGAGTCCGATGCGCGGGGCCTCGCCCTGATCCGCCTGTCCTTCTCCAAATACCATCTGGCTTCGCCGGAAACGCGTCTCGTCTTCTTTGAAGACCTACTGGCCACAGCCGCCATCGTCATCGCCAGTTCCGGCATCACAGCCTCACATCTGGGCATCGCTCCTTGGGGCGATGGTTTGGCCGGCGCCGCCATCGGCGTGTTGCTCTTCGGGATCGCCTTGAAGGTCGCTTGGGACAATGCCAAGGGCCTCATCGGGTACACCGCCCCGGAAGAGGTGGTCGATGAGATCGGCGATGCCATCATGGAGGTGGATGGTGTCGAAGACCTGTACGAACTCGATGTCGTCCAGGAGGGTTCATTCCTCGATGTGGACGGCACGATCGAACTGCCGGAAGACATGTCTGTCGCCGAAGCGGAAGACGTAAAATACGAGATCCAGCGCCGCCTGAAGAAGATTTACCCCAACATCCACAACTTGACCTTGAGTGTTCACGAAGACGACGCCCTGAGCCGCTGGGGCTCCCGTGAGTATGGGCGATTGCGTCGCAAAGTCAATCCCGTTCCGGCAAAGGCCGGTGACGAAAGCGATATGCACAATGTGCAACCCCTCCCCAAAGGCGCCCGGAGCAGCAGAACCACCGGCGCGAAGGTGACTCGCGTCGCGAGAGCCCTTGGCGTGAAAGCTTCTCCAACCACTGGCGCCAAGGTTGCCCCGACGTCCGCCAACGCTTCTGCCGCAGCCATCTGTGACAACCAAGGCGACAATGCGGCTGCCAGTTAA
- a CDS encoding DinB family protein has translation MFATVSDFLMNWRSEAESTQRILDALTDESLQQAVTAQDRTLGRLAWHIVTTIPEMLERTGLSLEVTVDESTVPATARQIADSYRAAAKALADAVESQWSDATLLEENEMYSGERWTNGFTLGVLLRHQTHHRGQMTVLMRQAGLSVPGVYGPSREEWSSFGMEAPSV, from the coding sequence TTGTTTGCCACTGTCAGTGACTTCCTCATGAACTGGCGATCTGAAGCGGAATCGACACAGCGGATCCTGGACGCCCTGACCGACGAATCGCTTCAACAGGCCGTCACCGCGCAGGACCGCACCCTCGGTCGCCTGGCCTGGCATATCGTCACCACCATTCCGGAAATGTTGGAACGAACCGGCCTCTCTCTGGAAGTAACCGTCGATGAGTCTACCGTTCCCGCTACGGCGCGACAGATCGCGGACAGCTACCGGGCGGCCGCAAAGGCGCTTGCCGACGCCGTCGAAAGCCAGTGGTCTGACGCCACGCTCCTGGAGGAAAACGAAATGTATTCCGGCGAACGGTGGACAAACGGTTTTACCCTGGGCGTGCTCCTTCGCCACCAGACCCACCACCGCGGCCAGATGACGGTGCTGATGCGCCAGGCCGGGCTTTCTGTTCCAGGTGTCTACGGTCCTTCCCGCGAAGAATGGAGCAGTTTTGGTATGGAAGCGCCCAGCGTCTGA
- a CDS encoding DoxX family protein, giving the protein MEILRRSNMAFLWLLVRLWVGYEWLTSGLEKVTSPAWTGENAGAAVTGFLNGALAKAGEGAHPEVHGWYADFIRAVALPNAKLFSYLVSYGELLVGLALIAGLFTYFAALAGAIMNLAYLWAGTSSTNPEMLALELLLLTAGPVVWAIGLDRFLMPFLRKRISPG; this is encoded by the coding sequence ATGGAAATTCTCAGACGGTCAAACATGGCTTTCCTCTGGCTGCTCGTCCGCCTCTGGGTTGGCTATGAATGGCTGACTTCCGGTCTAGAAAAAGTGACAAGTCCCGCCTGGACGGGAGAGAATGCAGGCGCAGCCGTAACCGGTTTTTTGAACGGCGCTCTCGCAAAAGCCGGTGAAGGAGCCCACCCGGAAGTCCATGGATGGTACGCCGACTTTATTCGCGCTGTGGCCTTGCCCAACGCGAAGTTGTTTTCTTACCTGGTGTCCTACGGCGAGTTGCTGGTCGGTCTCGCGCTGATCGCCGGGCTTTTCACCTACTTTGCCGCTCTGGCAGGCGCCATTATGAACCTGGCCTATCTCTGGGCCGGCACATCGAGCACAAACCCAGAGATGCTGGCGCTAGAACTCCTCCTGCTTACCGCCGGGCCTGTCGTCTGGGCCATCGGCCTGGACCGCTTCCTCATGCCGTTCCTCCGAAAACGGATCTCTCCGGGGTAA
- a CDS encoding methyl-accepting chemotaxis protein, with product MIITEKKAIEITEFIYRQTDFHSIVCDTTGRIIADSRHVRMGNIHAGSQKIMTSDIDSIVMTEEDEIKSGGAVKMGINLAVKVDGVKIGTFGIAGKLELVTPVAKVASGLLVKMLHDDAMKSTLQSVINEITESLERAMAAIEQMTASSQELAANSQALANVTVETLEHVKATTNIIGFIQRVANQTKLLGLNASIEAARAGEQGRGFAVVANEVSKLAEESGGSAREISTLLTQFKGNIEKVSVGVMQNSSVADEQARATQDIASMVEVLNEAGRKLAQLAERL from the coding sequence GTGATCATCACAGAAAAAAAAGCCATAGAAATCACTGAATTCATTTACCGCCAGACCGACTTCCACTCCATCGTCTGCGACACGACAGGACGCATCATCGCCGATTCCCGTCATGTACGTATGGGAAACATCCATGCAGGCTCCCAGAAAATCATGACCAGCGACATCGATTCCATTGTGATGACGGAAGAAGACGAGATCAAATCGGGCGGCGCGGTGAAGATGGGCATCAATCTTGCCGTGAAGGTGGATGGTGTAAAAATCGGCACCTTCGGCATCGCCGGCAAGTTGGAGTTGGTGACGCCTGTCGCCAAAGTGGCCTCCGGGCTGTTGGTCAAAATGCTCCATGATGATGCGATGAAATCAACGCTGCAATCGGTCATCAATGAGATCACCGAATCGTTGGAGCGGGCCATGGCAGCGATCGAGCAGATGACCGCCTCTTCCCAGGAACTGGCCGCCAACAGCCAGGCACTGGCCAATGTGACCGTCGAAACGCTGGAACATGTCAAGGCGACGACCAACATCATCGGCTTCATCCAGCGCGTCGCCAATCAGACCAAACTGCTCGGCCTCAACGCCTCCATTGAAGCGGCCCGCGCCGGCGAGCAGGGCCGCGGATTTGCCGTTGTAGCCAATGAGGTCTCCAAGCTCGCCGAGGAAAGCGGCGGTTCGGCCCGCGAGATCAGCACCCTCCTGACTCAGTTCAAAGGCAACATTGAGAAAGTCTCGGTCGGGGTCATGCAAAACAGTTCTGTTGCCGACGAACAGGCCCGCGCCACCCAGGACATTGCCAGCATGGTCGAGGTGCTGAATGAGGCCGGGAGAAAGCTGGCCCAGTTGGCGGAACGGTTATGA
- a CDS encoding divergent polysaccharide deacetylase family protein — translation MAWLFGIFEKTGILLIRRKTLFLLAIIVAGLVATAVYTYLQPRNLPPGPSPENRPLAGKKILIDVGHGGIDSGTNTKEGFLEKTVNLEMATILKPRLEQLGATVLLSRESDVDLSGLAPDHPQRYRTDLSNRVRWVNDNQADLLLSLHINSARDPQMRGAILLYHPKTPFTDRSKELAYTLQKELNGFYAHYAQRGESYLHQPYGGDFFVLEYVKVPSVIIEMGFITNYQDRSLFLKADFRNALAQKITDGVVQFVKQEPVKKTFLEWLWPGQGHQDGNSDERADMVTAPGPQRDDRQNSSSSTGTEKSVSSRKGKLAIIIDDLGNYAGGVEEILSINRPLTVAIMPFFKDSQQLATRACHLGFEVMVHMPMQSEHVPAAWYGPRYVTTRMDRQQIASLLDDARDVMPFAAGVNNHMGIVISRDEPSALITLEEVKKRQWYFVDSVTVPDSVFPRLAKEIGAPLIRRDVFLDHDSNDIEYIKGQLQKAGQIALKQGHAVAIGHVGGRGKTTARAIREMIGPLEKLGVDFVFASDLVRDAVMASGTVLPEMPTND, via the coding sequence ATGGCTTGGCTCTTCGGCATCTTTGAAAAAACAGGCATTCTATTGATCCGGAGGAAAACGCTGTTCCTCCTGGCAATCATCGTCGCCGGACTGGTCGCAACCGCTGTATATACCTACCTGCAACCTCGCAACCTTCCGCCGGGGCCATCACCGGAAAACCGACCGCTCGCAGGAAAAAAGATACTCATCGATGTGGGCCACGGCGGGATCGACAGTGGAACGAACACCAAGGAAGGCTTTCTGGAAAAGACGGTCAATCTGGAGATGGCAACGATTCTGAAACCGCGCCTGGAACAGCTGGGCGCCACAGTCCTGCTCAGCCGTGAGAGTGATGTGGACCTTAGCGGCCTGGCGCCCGATCACCCGCAGCGCTACCGAACCGACCTGTCCAACCGGGTCCGCTGGGTCAACGATAACCAGGCGGATCTGCTGCTGAGCCTGCATATCAACTCAGCCCGCGATCCCCAGATGCGCGGCGCCATTCTCCTCTATCATCCCAAAACGCCCTTTACAGACCGCTCAAAAGAGCTGGCCTATACCCTGCAAAAGGAACTGAACGGATTTTACGCCCACTATGCCCAACGAGGCGAGAGCTACCTCCACCAGCCCTATGGCGGCGATTTTTTTGTCCTCGAATATGTCAAAGTGCCATCGGTCATCATCGAGATGGGCTTTATCACGAATTACCAGGATCGATCACTCTTCCTGAAAGCAGACTTTCGCAACGCCCTCGCCCAAAAAATCACCGATGGGGTCGTTCAATTCGTCAAGCAGGAACCCGTGAAAAAGACTTTTTTGGAATGGTTATGGCCCGGCCAGGGACACCAAGACGGCAATTCGGACGAAAGGGCGGACATGGTCACCGCGCCCGGCCCGCAGAGGGATGACAGGCAGAACTCCAGTTCTTCCACAGGAACGGAGAAATCAGTGTCGTCACGGAAAGGGAAGCTGGCGATCATCATCGATGACCTGGGGAATTATGCCGGCGGTGTGGAAGAGATCCTGTCCATCAATCGCCCCCTCACCGTCGCCATCATGCCTTTTTTCAAGGACTCGCAACAACTGGCGACGCGCGCCTGCCACCTCGGTTTTGAAGTGATGGTCCACATGCCCATGCAATCGGAGCACGTGCCCGCCGCCTGGTATGGCCCCCGCTATGTGACAACCCGCATGGATCGGCAGCAGATCGCCTCCCTGCTCGACGACGCCCGCGACGTGATGCCCTTCGCCGCCGGTGTCAACAATCATATGGGCATAGTCATCAGCCGGGATGAACCGTCGGCGCTGATAACGCTGGAGGAGGTCAAAAAGCGGCAATGGTACTTCGTCGACAGTGTCACTGTCCCTGATTCTGTCTTTCCACGGCTGGCGAAAGAGATCGGCGCGCCGCTCATCCGCCGCGATGTCTTTCTCGACCATGACAGCAATGACATCGAGTACATCAAGGGCCAACTGCAGAAAGCCGGTCAGATCGCCCTCAAGCAAGGCCATGCCGTCGCCATCGGCCATGTGGGCGGTCGAGGAAAAACGACGGCCCGCGCCATCCGGGAGATGATCGGGCCGTTGGAAAAGTTGGGTGTCGATTTTGTCTTTGCTTCCGATCTGGTGCGCGACGCTGTCATGGCATCAGGAACTGTTCTTCCGGAAATGCCCACCAACGACTGA